One Brassica oleracea var. oleracea cultivar TO1000 chromosome C7, BOL, whole genome shotgun sequence genomic window carries:
- the LOC106301563 gene encoding zinc transport protein ZntB, whose translation MQQEDRIGGDESDLESLTSASLRDAHRFRAQYSGMVRQRAYIFDGDGKYYNKEWDLKEGTGKEFCWYHVELPKGNQKLSHSAQHLIDALCPPLKLQDILSLVSNGPFCGHVDGALVFRVNSPGPASSSFTFKIAARITENSVITVSLGRVPRLGFSPMGQSLLSEVPSVDSPSYYRGEQKERSGIVIEEHVLEFLLTMNHSEEADNPVPSSVSNLVVHIIDTHVDQLQDVVTKLEIELDAVELEMDRGGFAMKKQMLDDRRFPKLHLNLQRLLQVIAHGEQVFPRVKEKCSSKHWFLAEDINSLEELIGRLRRLKENVGFIANRVNAIQAGLDSWQAEQINRKLYYLSFLSIIFLPLSIITGVFGMNVGGVPWTGQSKPELADGFRNVMYICLIMLVVVLSCFGFPALYSRIASWWRMRAMNRSWSLNRRSFQKRPNIVQERRGYLRL comes from the exons ATGCAGCAGGAAGATCGAATTGGAGGAGATGAGTCAGATCTAGAGTCTTTGACAAGCGCTTCTCTTAGAGACGCTCATAGGTTCAGGGCTCAGTATTCAGGCATGGTGAGGCAAAGAGCTTATATATTCGACGGTGATGGCAAATACTACAACAAAGAATGGGATCTCAAAGAAGGAACAGGCAAAGAGTTTTGTTGGTATCATGTTGAGTTGCCTAAAGGAAACCAGAAGCTCTCTCACTCCGCACAGCATCTTATAGACGCTCTCTGTCCTCCGTTGAAGCTCCAAGACATTCTTTCTCTTGTTAGTAACGGACCCTTTTGCGGACATGTTGATGGGGCGCTTGTGTTTAGAGTTAACTCTCCTGGTCCTGCTTCAAGCAGCTTTACCTTCAAGATTGCTGCTAGGATCACTGAGAACTCTGTCATTACTGTCTCTTTGGGACGTGTTCCTAGGCTAGGATTCTCTCCTATGGGTCAGTCTCTTCTCTCCGAAGTCCCTAGTGTGGATTCTCCTTCCTACTATCGCGGCGAGCAGAAGGAAAGAAGTGGGATTGTGATTGAGGAGCATGTTCTTGAGTTCTTGCTGACCATGAATCACTCTGAGGAAGCTGATAACCCTGTCCCAAGCTCTGTTTCGAATCTTGTTGTTCATATTATTGATACACATGTTGATCAGCTTCAAGATGTTGTCACTAAACTTGAGATCGAATTGGATGCGGTGGAACTCGAGATGGATAGAG GTGGATTTGCTATGAAGAAACAGATGCTGGATGATAGAAGGTTCCCGAAATTGCATCTCAACTTGCAGCGTCTTTTGCAG GTGATTGCACATGGAGAACAAGTGTTTCCAAGAGTGAAGGAAAAATGTTCCTCGAAGCATTGGTTTCTTGCAGAAGATATCAACTCTTTGGAGGAGTTGATTGGGAGGTTGAGACGTTTAAAAGAGAATGTAGGATTCATTGCGAACCGTGTGAATGCAATCCAAGCTGGTTTGGATAGTTGGCAAGCTGAGCAAATCAACCGAAAGCTCTATTACCTCTCCTTTCTTTCCATCATATTCCTTCCTCTATCAATCATCACCGGAG TTTTTGGGATGAACGTTGGAGGAGTTCCTTGGACGGGACAAAGCAAACCTGAGCTAGCTGATGGATTTAGAAACGTGATGTACATATGTCTCATAATGCTGGTTGTAGTGTTGTCCTGCTTTGGTTTTCCAGCCTTATATAGTCGGATTGCTTCTTGGTGGAGAATGAGAGCTATGAATAGAAGTTGGTCTCTTAATAGGAGATCGTTCCAGAAGAGACCAAACATAGTTCAAGAAAGAAGAGGATATCTTAGGCTCTAA